A window from Triticum aestivum cultivar Chinese Spring chromosome 6D, IWGSC CS RefSeq v2.1, whole genome shotgun sequence encodes these proteins:
- the LOC123145968 gene encoding P-loop guanosine triphosphatase YjiA: protein MAALCSAASPAVSRAAALGLSARGPASLLPLRLRLRAASRSCYAALSWRAPRRFAASAASTTEEGADVDTVIPPDNRIPATIITGFLGSGKTTLLNHILTSHHGKRIAVIENEYGEVDIDGSLVAAQTAGAEDIMMLNNGCLCCTVRGDLVRMIGELVDKKKGKFDHLVIETTGLANPAPIIQTFYAEDTVFNDVKLDGVVTLVDSKHARLHLDEVKPKGIVNEAVQQIAYADRIIINKTDLVSEPEVSSLVERIRSINRMANLKRAQYGKVDLDYVLGIGGFDLERIESAVTEEPHDEHEHEHEHKHEHEHDHDHDHHHHDHDHKHDHHAHDHTHDPGVSSVSIVCEGEMDLEKADMWLGNLLLERSDDIYRMKGLLSVSGMPQRFVFQGVHDIFQGSPDRMWEPNEPRINKIVFIGRNLNREELETGFKDCLLK from the exons ATGGCGGCGCTctgctccgccgcctcgccggccgtcTCCAGGGCCGCGGCGCTCGGCCTGTCCGCGCGCGGCcccgcctccctcctccccctgcgcctccgcctccgcgccgccTCGCGCTCCTGCTACGCCGCGCTGTCGTGGCGGGCGCCGCGGCGCTTCGCCGCGTCGGCCGCCTCCACCACGGAGGAGGGCGCGGACGTCGACACGGTGATCCCGCCCGACAACCGCATCCCcgccaccatcatcaccggcttccTCGGCTCCGGCAAG ACAACTTTACTAAATCACATACTGACATCTCACCATGGAAAACGGATCGCTGTCATTGAGAACGAG TATGGTGAAGTTGACATTGATGGTTCGTTAGTTGCCGCACAAACTGCTGGAGCTGAGGACATAATGATGCTGAACAATGGTTGCCTTTGCTGCACTGTGCGTGGTGATTTAGTACGAATGATCGGTGAATTGGTTGACAAGAAGAAGGGAAAGTTTGACCATCTTGTTATTGAAACCACAG GTTTAGCAAACCCAGCACCCATAATACAGACATTCTACGCAGAAGATACAGTTTTTAATGATGTCAAGCTAGATGGTGTTGTTACTCTAGTGGATTCAAAGCATGCAAGGTTGCATTTGGACGAAGTTAAGCCCAAGGGTATAGTCAATGAGGCAGTTCAGCAAATTGCTTATGCTGACAGAATTATAATTAACAAG ACTGACCTTGTTAGCGAGCCTGAAGTTTCTTCCTTGGTTGAGCGTATAAGG AGTATCAATCGCATGGCTAATTTGAAACGAGCTCAGTATGGTAAAGTTGATTTGGATTATGTGCTTGGAATTGGAGGCTTTGATTTGGAGAG GATTGAGAGTGCTGTCACTGAAGAACCACATGATGAGCACGAACATGAACATGAACAcaagcatgaacatgaacatgacCATGACCACGATCACCATCATCATGATCATGACCATAAACATG ACCATCATGCACATGATCACACCCATGATCCTGGTGTTTCTTCTGTAAGCATTGTTTGCGAAGGGGAGATGGATCTTGAAAAG GCTGACATGTGGTTGGGGAACCTACTGCTGGAACGCAGTGATGACATATACCGGATGAAGGGGCTGCTCTCTGTCAGTGGAATGCCTCAACGCTTCGTCTTTCAG GGAGTGCACGACATTTTCCAGGGATCTCCTGACAGGATGTGGGAGCCCAATGAGCCGCGCATCAACAAGATTGTGTTCATCGGCAGGAACCTCAACCGGGAAGAGCTGGAGACGGGCTTCAAGGACTGCCTGCTGAAGTAG
- the LOC123145969 gene encoding cyclin-B1-2: MASGGGPMTKKELGETHDVLRFGVNDSVRGDLAPAHPVQATIHKEAKFWDEKKKFGTEAIYGSAFNIRRDLDAQILSRFQRPPGALPSSMLGYEAMTGSLDDFGFEDYLNLPQDSDSLRIPDMHHGMEVRLGLSKGPICPSFN; this comes from the exons atggcgagcggcggcggcccGATGACGAAGAAGGAGCTGGGCGAGACCCACGACGTCCTCCGCTTCGGCGTCAACGACAGCGTCCGCGGCGACCTCGCGCCGGCGCACCCCGTCCAGGCCACCATCCACAAG GAGGCCAAGTTCTGGGACGAGAAGAAGAAGTTCGGGACCGAGGCCATCTACGGATCCGCCTTCAACATCCGCAGGGATCTCGACGCCCAGATCCTCTCCAG GTTCCAAAGGCCCCCAGGTGCATTGCCATCATCTATGCTAGGATATGAGGCGATGACAGGTTCCTTGGATGATTTTGGATTTGAAGATTACCTTAACT TGCCCCAAGACTCTGACAGCCTCCGCATACCGGACATGCACCACGGGATGGAGGTTCGCCTTGGCCTGTCGAAGGGGCCCATCTGCCCCAGTTTCAATTGA